In Candidatus Sulfurimonas marisnigri, a single genomic region encodes these proteins:
- the mobA gene encoding molybdenum cofactor guanylyltransferase MobA produces the protein MTNIPCVIFAGGKSSRMGEDKSLLPFGGFDTMTQFQLSRLSKIFQTVYISCKDKSKFNFDANFIEDVQNDKIFAPTTGFIAVYEKLHVEKFFTISVDAPFISEKEILKIVEADTITSDATIAKTSFGIQPMCGIYHRSLESEFIEMLKDDNHKLGFLLKSSNTTYVDFEDEKPFLNLNHPHEYKEALSLI, from the coding sequence ATGACAAATATACCATGTGTCATCTTTGCAGGTGGTAAAAGCTCTAGAATGGGAGAAGATAAATCTCTTCTCCCATTTGGAGGCTTTGACACCATGACCCAATTTCAACTCTCCCGCTTAAGTAAAATATTTCAAACAGTTTATATTTCATGTAAAGACAAAAGTAAATTTAATTTTGATGCAAACTTTATAGAAGATGTTCAAAACGATAAGATTTTTGCACCAACTACTGGTTTTATTGCTGTATATGAAAAGCTACATGTAGAGAAGTTTTTTACTATAAGTGTCGATGCACCTTTTATAAGTGAAAAAGAGATTTTAAAAATAGTAGAAGCTGATACAATAACTTCAGATGCTACTATTGCAAAAACCTCATTTGGAATACAGCCAATGTGTGGTATTTACCATCGTTCTCTTGAATCTGAATTTATCGAGATGTTAAAAGATGATAATCATAAATTGGGCTTCTTATTAAAATCTTCAAATACAACTTATGTAGATTTTGAAGATGAAAAACCATTTTTAAATCTTAATCATCCTCATGAATACAAAGAAGCCCTATCACTTATTTAA
- a CDS encoding HP0495 family protein, producing the protein MEIINAREEKLDLTYPCSWCYKLIAGEKEALQKAIHDVIESREHKLTHSNNSKSGKYVSMNLDMLVHNEDDRNFIYEALKQHQNIKMVL; encoded by the coding sequence GTGGAGATTATAAACGCTAGAGAAGAAAAACTGGACCTTACCTACCCTTGTTCTTGGTGCTATAAGCTTATAGCTGGTGAAAAAGAGGCTTTACAAAAGGCTATACATGATGTGATAGAATCTAGAGAGCACAAATTAACACACTCGAACAACTCTAAAAGCGGTAAGTATGTCAGCATGAATTTGGATATGCTAGTACATAATGAGGATGATAGAAATTTCATCTATGAAGCACTAAAACAACACCAGAATATAAAGATGGTACTTTAA
- the moaC gene encoding cyclic pyranopterin monophosphate synthase MoaC: MNLTHLDENQRPKMVDVSDKNQTTRVAVASGIIEMSQNAYDAIVTEKTKKGPVLQTAVIAAIMGVKKTSDLIPMCHPLNLSGINCDVEELAELPGFKLTVTAKLTGQTGVEMEALTGTSIGLLTIYDMVKAIDKGMVIRHVQLETKSGGKSGDYKR; the protein is encoded by the coding sequence ATGAATCTAACTCATCTAGATGAGAACCAAAGACCAAAGATGGTTGATGTATCTGATAAAAATCAAACAACTAGAGTAGCAGTAGCAAGCGGGATAATAGAGATGAGCCAAAACGCTTATGATGCAATAGTCACAGAGAAAACAAAAAAGGGTCCTGTTCTTCAAACTGCAGTTATAGCAGCAATAATGGGTGTTAAAAAAACTAGTGATTTAATTCCAATGTGCCATCCGTTAAACTTAAGTGGAATCAATTGCGATGTAGAGGAGTTAGCTGAATTGCCAGGATTTAAACTAACTGTCACAGCTAAGCTCACTGGGCAAACCGGTGTTGAGATGGAAGCGTTAACGGGGACAAGTATAGGGCTTTTAACGATTTATGACATGGTAAAAGCGATTGACAAAGGGATGGTAATTCGCCATGTACAGCTAGAAACAAAATCAGGAGGCAAAAGTGGAGATTATAAACGCTAG
- the aroC gene encoding chorismate synthase, translating to MNSFGIKFKFSTFGESHGIAIGCLLDGVPAGLKIDEKFIQSELDRRKPGKSEFETARKEDDKVEILSGVFEGVSTGTPIAMIIYNTNQKSKDYTNIKDVFRPGHADFTYFHKYGIRDYRGGGRSSARETAARVAAGAIAKLVLAELEIEVLSGISEIDGIKSEIFDYEKAKTSLIYALDTAKEQDQKNAVLKAKNDHDSVGGVSRVLIKGTPKGLGQPLYYKLDGVLADAMMGINAVKAVEIGDGILSASTLGSKNNDAIRADGFESNHSGGILGGISNGEDIVLNVYFKPTPSIFKEQHTVTIENEEVDFSLKGRHDPCVAIRGTVVCEAMAALVIADMLLLNMGSQMERVTKYYK from the coding sequence GTGAATAGTTTTGGTATAAAATTTAAATTTAGTACATTTGGAGAGTCTCATGGAATAGCAATAGGCTGTCTACTAGATGGAGTTCCTGCAGGTTTGAAGATAGATGAAAAGTTTATTCAGAGTGAACTAGATAGAAGAAAGCCTGGAAAAAGTGAGTTTGAAACAGCAAGGAAAGAGGATGACAAAGTAGAGATACTGAGTGGTGTTTTTGAAGGAGTTAGCACAGGCACTCCAATTGCTATGATTATTTATAATACAAATCAGAAATCAAAAGATTATACTAATATTAAAGATGTTTTCAGACCAGGGCATGCTGATTTTACCTACTTTCACAAATATGGAATAAGAGATTATCGTGGTGGTGGAAGATCTTCTGCAAGAGAGACAGCCGCAAGAGTTGCAGCTGGAGCTATTGCAAAGTTAGTGCTTGCAGAGTTAGAGATTGAAGTGTTGAGTGGAATAAGCGAAATTGACGGAATAAAATCAGAAATTTTTGATTATGAAAAAGCTAAAACAAGCTTAATCTATGCACTTGATACAGCAAAAGAGCAAGATCAAAAGAATGCTGTTTTAAAAGCAAAAAATGACCATGATTCAGTTGGTGGAGTTTCAAGAGTTCTCATAAAAGGTACTCCAAAAGGCTTGGGACAACCACTTTATTACAAGCTTGATGGTGTTTTGGCAGATGCTATGATGGGTATCAATGCTGTTAAGGCTGTTGAGATTGGTGATGGAATTTTGAGTGCTTCAACTCTTGGCTCAAAGAACAATGATGCAATAAGAGCAGATGGGTTTGAAAGTAATCATTCAGGCGGTATTTTGGGTGGAATAAGCAATGGTGAAGATATAGTTTTGAACGTATACTTCAAGCCAACGCCATCAATCTTTAAGGAACAACACACTGTTACAATTGAGAATGAAGAGGTAGATTTTTCATTAAAAGGGAGACATGACCCATGTGTGGCGATTAGAGGAACTGTAGTTTGTGAAGCAATGGCAGCTTTAGTGATAGCTGACATGCTACTATTAAATATGGGCTCACAGATGGAGAGAGTTACTAAATATTATAAATAG
- a CDS encoding tetratricopeptide repeat protein, producing MNIFFLEFRDPLFGIIIFFVLIFVITFVSYWLARFKKREDHKHLDKFLKQFNTLPSQNELKVLITGGELSEKSWLLLAHSYTKNGNFEKSIEIYRELLKVGDKANYRDTMFLLGQTYFKAGFLERARQIFLEILKNNPRTPQALNYLLLVYEHMQDYKSALEVLEPLEELKKDISGDSAYLNSLMILNNPELSTEDKVQELLTIHKKSNQLTYLIFEYIFRVNPKLAWENFDYSKAELLVDILWGIDKKDLNLDIIMQNSYLKELYSAKGYIKESSKSSIFEFNVLINLDSKVNATLSFEYICDNCKQVYPFAFNRCSSCHTLETSRVELSLAKNYYKDFSEENSSFQ from the coding sequence ATGAATATATTTTTTTTAGAATTCCGTGATCCTCTTTTTGGGATAATAATATTTTTCGTTCTCATTTTTGTCATAACATTTGTTTCATATTGGCTAGCAAGATTTAAAAAAAGAGAAGACCACAAACATCTTGATAAATTTTTAAAACAGTTCAACACTCTTCCTTCTCAAAATGAGCTGAAAGTTTTGATTACTGGAGGTGAGTTGTCTGAAAAATCTTGGCTACTTCTTGCCCACTCCTATACAAAAAATGGTAATTTTGAAAAGAGTATAGAAATATATAGAGAACTATTAAAAGTGGGTGACAAGGCAAACTACAGAGACACTATGTTCTTACTTGGCCAGACATATTTTAAAGCAGGGTTCTTAGAAAGGGCAAGACAAATTTTCTTGGAGATTCTGAAAAATAATCCGAGAACACCTCAGGCACTAAACTATTTACTCTTGGTGTATGAGCACATGCAAGATTATAAATCTGCGCTAGAAGTCCTAGAACCACTTGAAGAGTTAAAAAAAGATATTAGCGGCGACAGCGCTTATTTAAACTCTCTGATGATTTTAAATAATCCAGAACTCTCAACAGAGGATAAGGTGCAAGAATTATTAACAATACATAAAAAGTCCAATCAGCTTACCTATCTTATATTTGAATATATATTCAGAGTTAACCCTAAGCTGGCTTGGGAAAATTTTGATTACTCAAAAGCTGAATTGCTTGTTGATATCTTATGGGGTATTGATAAAAAAGATTTGAACTTAGATATAATAATGCAAAATAGTTACTTAAAAGAGCTTTACAGCGCAAAAGGGTATATTAAAGAGAGTTCAAAGAGTTCTATTTTTGAGTTTAATGTACTAATAAATCTTGACTCAAAGGTCAATGCTACTCTTAGCTTCGAGTATATTTGTGATAACTGCAAGCAGGTTTACCCATTTGCATTTAATCGTTGCAGCAGTTGTCATACACTGGAGACATCACGTGTCGAACTTAGTTTAGCAAAAAACTATTATAAGGATTTCAGTGAAGAAAATAGCTCTTTTCAGTGA
- the rnc gene encoding ribonuclease III, translating to MNKNIDILEKTLGYKFKKEKLIIEALTHKSYKQPYDNERLEFLGDAVLDLIVGEYLFNKFPQSDEGKLSKIRASLVNESGFDMLARSINLGEYIYLSNAEENNGGREKASLLSNAFEAIIGAIYLEAGLKVVEKIAISIIEKNHKDISLDSLFKDFKTTLQELTQARFGQIPDYQVIASRGPDHKKEFEVAVIIEEKEYARAMGKSKKIAQQEAAKMAVEMLKEK from the coding sequence ATGAATAAAAATATAGATATTCTAGAGAAAACTTTAGGATACAAGTTTAAAAAAGAAAAGCTCATTATCGAAGCGCTGACACATAAAAGTTATAAACAGCCCTACGATAATGAGCGACTAGAGTTTTTGGGTGATGCAGTTTTGGATTTGATTGTTGGAGAGTATTTGTTTAATAAATTCCCACAATCAGATGAAGGAAAACTCTCAAAGATTAGAGCGTCTTTGGTGAATGAGAGCGGATTTGATATGCTTGCGCGCTCCATTAATCTTGGAGAGTATATTTACCTGTCAAATGCTGAAGAGAATAATGGGGGAAGAGAAAAGGCATCTCTATTATCAAATGCTTTTGAAGCTATTATTGGTGCAATTTATCTTGAAGCTGGGCTGAAAGTAGTTGAAAAAATTGCTATATCTATTATAGAAAAAAATCATAAAGATATATCATTGGACTCACTTTTTAAAGATTTTAAAACTACTCTTCAGGAGTTGACACAGGCAAGATTTGGGCAAATACCTGATTATCAGGTTATAGCCAGTCGCGGACCTGACCACAAAAAAGAGTTTGAAGTAGCTGTAATCATAGAAGAAAAAGAGTATGCAAGAGCCATGGGGAAAAGTAAAAAGATTGCTCAGCAAGAGGCTGCTAAAATGGCAGTAGAGATGTTAAAGGAAAAATAG
- a CDS encoding DUF6781 family protein, with amino-acid sequence MNLEELANSFKNLYNKKFKSLDKRVASAINSAKDEKDIDINKLNLNEIKVVTTTILDIETQKLHSELEELLAKKEQIERGLERKSHELQEAKYSVFNAIETLVDKEDVQTLAKLHQVKLQTIDLFDLLSETVESAIITALEKSKDSEANETIKELIKELTYQTIKEGTLNTIRVRKILSTILHSAIDIAEATPNISEDILEATLRGMRAGLLHSIDRFKERLAFIPLEAKHILIEDYDTIMEDLNQTDTLFLQVVQTQANESSPSIRKILIELNQKMHYDLEELVHISKEAAQVMKERFSVLAKTAASKADTALNSDTAKEAKRMGIQAWGVAKSALGSAIKSAKSAMEPKE; translated from the coding sequence ATGAACTTAGAAGAACTAGCAAACAGTTTTAAAAACCTCTATAACAAGAAGTTCAAAAGCTTGGATAAGAGAGTAGCTTCCGCTATAAACTCTGCTAAAGATGAGAAAGATATAGATATCAACAAGCTTAATCTTAATGAGATAAAAGTAGTTACGACAACTATACTCGATATTGAAACACAAAAGCTTCATAGTGAGCTTGAAGAACTTCTTGCAAAAAAAGAGCAAATAGAAAGAGGCTTAGAGAGAAAATCTCATGAACTTCAAGAAGCAAAATACAGTGTATTTAATGCTATAGAAACTCTTGTAGATAAAGAGGATGTTCAAACTTTAGCAAAACTTCACCAAGTAAAACTCCAAACTATTGATCTTTTCGATCTACTTAGTGAAACAGTTGAATCAGCAATTATCACTGCTTTAGAAAAATCAAAAGACAGTGAGGCAAATGAAACAATTAAAGAGCTTATAAAAGAGCTTACATACCAGACAATAAAAGAGGGAACACTCAATACTATAAGAGTTAGAAAAATCCTCTCAACCATACTCCACTCTGCTATTGATATAGCAGAGGCTACACCAAATATTTCAGAAGACATTCTAGAAGCAACACTTAGAGGGATGAGGGCAGGTCTTCTTCACTCTATTGATAGATTTAAAGAGAGATTGGCATTTATACCTTTAGAGGCTAAGCATATACTTATTGAAGATTATGACACGATAATGGAAGACTTGAATCAGACTGATACTCTGTTTTTACAAGTTGTTCAAACTCAAGCAAATGAGAGTAGTCCGAGTATTAGAAAGATACTTATAGAACTTAACCAAAAAATGCACTATGACCTTGAAGAGTTAGTTCATATATCAAAAGAGGCCGCGCAGGTAATGAAAGAAAGATTCTCTGTCTTGGCAAAAACAGCGGCAAGTAAGGCAGATACGGCACTTAATTCCGATACAGCAAAAGAGGCAAAAAGAATGGGAATTCAAGCTTGGGGTGTTGCAAAATCTGCACTTGGAAGTGCAATAAAATCCGCAAAAAGTGCAATGGAGCCAAAAGAGTAA
- the rnhA gene encoding ribonuclease HI: MKKIALFSDGSALGNPGPGGYGVILRFAGKEKEISGGEAHTTNNRMELLGAIEGLRALKEPCEVDLVSDSSYVVKGINEWLVAWIKRDFKKVKNPDLWREYIEVSRIHKVNAIWVRGHDGHEENERCDKLARDEAEKMKESLI; encoded by the coding sequence GTGAAGAAAATAGCTCTTTTCAGTGATGGAAGTGCTTTAGGGAATCCAGGACCTGGAGGCTATGGGGTAATACTCAGATTTGCAGGTAAAGAGAAAGAGATATCTGGAGGAGAAGCTCATACTACAAACAATAGAATGGAACTCCTTGGTGCAATAGAGGGTTTAAGAGCCCTTAAAGAGCCATGTGAAGTTGATTTAGTTTCTGATTCATCATATGTTGTAAAAGGTATAAATGAGTGGTTGGTAGCTTGGATTAAAAGAGATTTTAAAAAGGTAAAAAATCCAGATTTATGGAGAGAATATATTGAAGTTTCAAGGATTCATAAAGTAAATGCAATATGGGTGAGAGGTCATGATGGGCACGAGGAAAATGAAAGGTGTGATAAGCTTGCGCGAGATGAGGCAGAAAAAATGAAAGAGTCACTAATATGA
- a CDS encoding OmpA family protein, with amino-acid sequence MTKLLIIPALMLGSAAIAQDYQYEITPLIGYNIAEGNLDLENQTLIGAEVQYNSDSVLKPELSVLYTDADYENSNISTDIYRIAINGVHEYDSIGFMSPLTKIGVGYETIDTRLSDNRDSLFFDAGVGAKIPLNDAIALKLEAVYMLKNNSNRWDSNLAVLAGINFAFGPKAQEVTPQPEPMAEPVPVIDGDDDKDGVLNSIDKCPTTPAGKPVNSDGCFIDGDDDKDGVLNSVDKCPTTPAGKPVNSDGCFIDGDDDKDGVLNSVDKCPTTPAGKPVNSDGCFVDGDDDKDGVLNSIDECPTTPAGNVVTEDGCTKEINLHILFKNNSFEVDEESKKRVEKFANFLKDRPNYTTQIIGHTNNIGRESNNKKLSENRANSVRDLIIEFGIDSNRVTAIGRGESDPVASNNTPEGLEQNRRIEATLNRN; translated from the coding sequence ATGACAAAACTATTAATAATACCAGCTCTTATGCTTGGCTCAGCTGCAATAGCACAAGACTATCAGTATGAGATTACTCCACTTATTGGTTACAATATTGCCGAAGGCAACCTCGATTTAGAGAATCAAACTCTTATTGGGGCAGAAGTACAATACAATTCAGATTCAGTTCTAAAACCAGAACTTAGTGTTTTATATACTGATGCTGATTATGAAAATTCCAACATCAGCACCGATATATACCGTATAGCTATTAATGGTGTTCATGAATATGACTCTATTGGCTTCATGTCTCCTTTAACAAAAATAGGTGTTGGTTACGAGACTATAGATACTCGCTTATCAGACAATAGAGACAGCCTATTTTTTGACGCAGGTGTTGGTGCTAAAATTCCACTTAATGATGCTATCGCTTTAAAACTAGAAGCCGTATATATGTTAAAAAACAATAGCAACAGATGGGATAGCAACTTAGCTGTTTTAGCTGGTATAAACTTTGCATTTGGTCCAAAAGCTCAAGAAGTAACTCCTCAACCAGAGCCAATGGCTGAACCAGTTCCAGTCATTGATGGAGATGATGACAAAGATGGTGTTTTAAACTCTATTGACAAATGTCCAACCACTCCAGCCGGAAAACCTGTAAACTCTGATGGTTGTTTTATTGATGGAGATGACGACAAAGATGGCGTTTTAAACTCTGTTGACAAATGCCCAACTACTCCAGCTGGTAAACCAGTAAACTCTGATGGTTGTTTTATTGATGGAGATGACGACAAAGATGGCGTTTTAAACTCTGTTGACAAATGCCCAACTACTCCAGCTGGTAAACCAGTAAACTCTGATGGTTGTTTTGTTGATGGAGATGACGATAAAGATGGTGTTTTAAACTCTATTGACGAATGTCCTACAACTCCTGCTGGAAATGTTGTAACTGAAGATGGATGTACAAAAGAAATCAACTTGCATATACTTTTTAAAAATAACTCTTTTGAGGTTGATGAAGAATCTAAAAAAAGAGTAGAAAAGTTTGCTAACTTCTTAAAAGATCGTCCTAACTACACTACTCAAATCATTGGTCACACAAATAATATTGGTCGTGAATCAAATAACAAAAAATTATCGGAAAATAGAGCTAATTCCGTTAGAGACTTAATAATTGAATTTGGTATTGACAGCAATAGAGTTACTGCAATAGGCCGTGGTGAGAGTGACCCAGTTGCATCAAACAATACTCCAGAAGGTCTTGAGCAAAACAGAAGAATTGAAGCAACATTAAATAGAAATTAG